The region CCAGGGTAAACGAATAATTGGTTGATTCTGATTACAATGCGGTGTtctttatcaatgaactacaatctAAAAGAAATTAAATGCATAATGAATAATACATTTCCACGAAGTTATGTTGTACCTACTCGGCAATATCATTAGAAAATCTTTCGTAAAACTATGGAGTAATATAGTTTCTGTAAATAGGTTTCTATTGTTAAAGATGGAAACAACTGTACAATATACCTCACTGGTGACGAGATGCAATATGCTTTTATAAACGCTTTCTTTACACTGTATTATTACACGACTCGGGCCTTGGTTATTGGTTTACTGTAGCTTGCGTGGCTTTTAAGTAAGGGCTGAATACATCCATAATATCTGTCAGAATATGATAATTACATACCGTAAAcagcttcaactttgccctctggccccaacattgcatTATTCGATTTAgtgtcgataacttagcactcttataggttttaaacttttatctacacgggaattattattacggggggataaaagttttaaaacctagaagggtgctagttatcgactctaaatcgaatcaggcaatgttggggccagagggcaaagttgaaacagtttacgatacttaaataaaataaaaaggacATTTTAAACAGTTTGCATTAGGTCGTTAACATTACAAATATCTACACACGTTAGTTAATATCTACAACTGATGCTAGCCCGAATATTTTTCCatctggtttaaaaaaaaatttttagtccTTTGGTAGTGGTAATAAAGCTATATCTTCTTTAAATTCTGAAACGCGacgatttatattattaaaagttCATATGTCTCGAACAGTGCTATCGATGATTTCGTGAATGTCGAAGTTAAAGAAGATTAAATAGCTCTTAATTActtaccccttattcataaacgacaatcaaacctattttagttaaaacgccgctaaaattcgtttgtccttatctgtcacttcgacatttgtatttgttagaatgggacaaagcatttgttagttaacataggcctgttaagttttatgaataagggggttagtcttTGTGCGGTAGACAATATTAtctcacttatattataaacgcaaaagtttGTCTACTAAACGACTGAATTAAATTGGATGCAATATAGCACACAGATAAGCCTGATTAAAATTCCAGCGGgatagataaacgaattcttctaAGACTTGCATCGACTTATCATACTTTGTATTCGGCCCTTACCAAGCCACGTAACATTGAAGCACAGTAAGCCATCCGCCGGCACAGTCGTTTGCACCGCACCCTCCATTGCAGCACGGGTACAAGGCGGGCGAGGCGCTCCGGGGCGCCGGCGAGCTGTCCCGGCTCGGTAGCGCTGCCGCCGAGCTGCCGCTGCCCGAGCTGCAGCGGCGCCCGCTGCCCCCCCACGTCGACCCCCACCGCCTCGAGCGACATCTCTCCGACCCCGACTTCATGGTAGGTCACACTGCGCGAGAGCTTGCCTCTACAACCCCGTGGACACTCAACGACTCTAGACATCTCTCCGACCCCGACTTCATGGTAGGTCACACTGCGCGAGAGCTTGCCTCTACCCCCCGTCGACCTTCAACGACATGAGGTAGGTCACACTGCGCCAGCTTGCCTCTACAACCCCGTGGACACTCAACGACTCTAGACATCTCTCCGACCCCGACTTCATAGTTAGTCACACTGCGCGACCCTTAACGACTCGGGCGACATCTCTCCGACCCCGACTTCATGGTAGGTCACACTGCACTGGTACTTCTTGGTAAGTCAGACTGCGCTTCACATCATGGTACGTCACGTTTTGCGAGCCTCTCTACTCTCACGTCGACCCCCACCACCTTGAACGACATCTCTCCGACCCAGACTTCATGATAGCTCACACTTCGCGAGCGACTTGGCGGGCCTTCGTCCCTTTGCGCACATCGAATGAAAGCCCGTAGCTACAAAGTGCATTTGCTCTTAACTGTTATATGCATTCGTCACAGGCGGTCAAATAACGATTACCAGGTaactataagtaggtatatgccTACGCGTGGTAATGGGTCGTATTACGTAGGTACTTCGATATCACTGTAAATTTGACACAAAAGTAGCCAATATGATACTGTACAAAAGGAAGGTTGAGGGCCCAAAATTCCACATAGACCTCGGTGATGGTGGTTGgcactaaatttattttctctGTACTGACCTTTCTACCCAAAATCGTCAAACTATTCATGTTAAAATACGTTTTGAATCCGATTCTATTCTTTACCCTTTACTTTGACAGGAAGCTTTCAACATGACCAAAGAGGAATTCGCGCTGCTGCCGGCGTGGAAGCAAACGAATATGAAGAAAGACGTCGGTCTGTTTTGACCCGCCGGCCGCGCCGcacccgcgccccgcgccggtTAAGCTTTGATGCCACTAACGTAGAACTTTTATACTATTGCAGTTATTTCGTACTTTTCTACTGTTGAAGGATTTGATACAATTAATCATAAGGGCACGCTTTAAATCTGTAGTTATCCAACCGAGTGTCGTTATTTTGTACTAATGGAATGTAACTATGTATTCGTTCTCGTGATATTTTCATGTAACCGCCGTAGACCGTAGTGTTAGGATTTTTAATTGTACACGGATTTGGATGTCGGAATTGCTTAGTGGCCGAGTAGAGTCGCATCCATGCTATGGTGTCGTTTCtgtgtgtaaataatttattttaatctatatttattttatatcattaTATTTGATACGGGACGTAGACCGTGATTGATTACTTTTATGAGCTCCTGATATTTTGATGCATCTGTGTGCGTCACGGTCACGTGTCTACCCgcaatgataatttattttcctaTTTGTTTGCgttttatgaattattataaCGGCAATATTTACCTAATTTTATCATGAATTTGTAATTTGaacagtatttttatttgaaattacttATTGTTAGATGTCGAATGCCAGCATGGACGACGGACGGCGACGAATTGTTAGAGTGATATTTTACGGTAACGTTGTGTCAGTGCGTTTTGCCAAAGAGACAGTCTATCTGTGACCACCAGAGCGCGAGCGATGTCTGGCCAAGTATGGTTATCGGTTATAAATCGCTAGGTATACAAACATATTTCTACTACTATTATACGCTTTAGGGTAGGCTTAACCCTGCGGCTGTGGAGGTCGTGTATAACTCCATTGTGATATTTATCTTGTGACCGTCGAGCTATCGTGCTGTTGGGACTTTGTTGAATATTTTTAGCCCGTCTCCACAACCGCAGTACtcctattatattttaatacatcaCATATCTAAACTACTCATTAGCTACTCTTTTATACCGTGCGTTAGGTGGACCATTGTAAACAGTTTTAATATTActaatcttaaaaaaattacccGTTTTTTTCCGTTGTTTCGGCCGAGCTTGTGTATTCTACTGACTCGTTCCAACACGATGACGTAGACAGTTTTGTGTTGCCAGAATGCGCGAAAAAACGGATTCGACTaaattttgtcttttttttaactcgAACGATTGTAAGGTTTGTACTTTAATTTTAACGCTGTTGCTATGTTGTGTACAATTttagatgtttattttttatatctagCTTTATTGCGTACGTAAATGTATTTCGATGGCGAACCATTTTCTCTGCGGCTTGTGATATTACTGGGTCGAGACTGAAAATTAAGCCAGTATTTTATGCGAGTCGGTGTACTGCCAATGAGTAGAGTTGCTCCAACAATCGAGTCATACATACTTTTGCTGGAACTCTGTCGCTGTCGCCGTGACTGCAGTCCTAAGATGCATTTACGGGCCCCCGCGGCATAGACGTATCTCTCAAATCCAATGTTTAATGTTTTGCTTTGGTTgtgttacttataatattattattgtatttgagatttattttgtataataatggtgtaataaattgataaaattgatttttgtatttaactCTGCCCTTTACAGTACCTATTCGCCCGAcaaaaagtaggtatatattacgTGAGGCTTAACTATCGCATTAAAACTACTAGCTGTAACAGTgctgctagttactagcacgaaagcatgctactattcagcaaatgctacctactagcttgtgtgtataggacacgtgctactattaagcatgctagtaacgagcgtGTGTAAGGCGGCCTTTACCTTCtcgaacacacacacattgtcATCTTATTCACAGAAGGAAGTGGGGCAAACTATAGTGACTCCGAGTCTCCTCCGAGTACATTACACAGGCCTCTGCACAGAGTTAAGCCTGATGGCAAAAGTTACATTTCAGGGAAAGTAACCCAACCTTATGGTATCAAacaaatcccactaatattagaaTTGCGAAAATtggtaagtatgtttgttaatgTCTAAACAGGTGAACccatttaggtgaaattcggtatagccTCTAAGTCCTCGTGTttcacaaagtacaaatcaattgtaagaataactgccgaatgtacaGTCgacttcataaacttgtgagcaaaagtttgatcaaaaatatctaaacacgcttctatgccgttaacaatagcgtcgggttcagatatttttgatcaaatttttgcacacaagtttatgaactcgactgtacttggtagagtacaaatttttcaatgaaatatgaactttaaatatatttaagtaattttcaaaatcacaaaacttagaATTATCGCCTCtgtctgtagaactatgtatgataaataaagtcaggacttacgaggaTAGACGATAGCGAtaaatcgtttcctcgctggcggtgagacaactgccttactCGGTCCTTGTTGTTGGTTTGGCTGGTTCCTGCAAACTAGACTTGAGCttacaaaaatcaaaacgtaatgcatacaatttaaattttctcctTGGATCTGCCTTGCTTGGTTGATAGCGGGTTATAATtgaaactaagttttttttccacATAGTTTATCACACTCCTACGTTATTTACAAAATTGCACAAAGTGATCTCGTTTCTTACACACTTCaacttatttacattaataAATATCTACTTAATTAACTTCCTTTAGCATTTCAAAGGGGCATTCCCGAAGGAAGTGCTATTGAACCTGCCAGCGTTTTAGAAGAAGTAGCGGCGGAAAAAGCTGAATTCCTCGCTATCTTCATCAGAATCGTCATTCTGCTCGTCATTTTCTTCCTGAGACCTTTCAACTACTTCGTCACTTACTTCATCATTGGCTTCCTCTTGAGCTCTCTGCCATTCTTCGTCGAACTCTTCGTCGGATTCTTGGAGAACAGAGCGCTTCTTGCGGCTCTCTTCTACCTCATCATCCTCGGACTCCTCCTGAGCAACCCGGTTTTTCCTGCTTTCTTGTTCGCTCTCTTCATCTTCATTCTCTTCTTGTAACCTCTCAGAAACATCTTCATCTTCATCACCTGATTCTTCTTGAAGGGATCGGTTCTTACGGCTTTCTTCCTCTTCTTCTCCTTCAATTTCTACCTGCATTTTTAGATCCTCAACTTCTACATCGACTTCCTCTGACTCTTCCTGAAGAGTCCTCTTTTTACGACTTAACTCTTCCTCGTTTACATCTTCCAATTCTTCTTGGCGTTTCTTGAGGAGTTCCTCATCTGcttcttcatcatcattttcttcCTGCCTTTTAAGGATCTCTTCCTGATCATCAACTTCATCGTCATTCTCTTCCTGAAGTTTCTTGCGGGATTCTTCTTCTAAGTCTTCTTCATTTTCTTCCTGTCTTTTCCGTGCGTCTTCCTCATTATCATCTTCAAGTTCTTCTTGCCTTTCTACATCCTGTTCTTCATCTTCATCTTCGTTCTCTTCCTGACTTCTCTGTAAATCCTCTAAGTCACCTTCAATTTCGGTCTCTTCTTGCGATCTCTCCACATCTTCTTGTTCTTCATCGAGCTCTTCTTGGAATTTATAGTCGTGATGATTTCCATGATGGTGTCCCATAGCATAAATGTGGGCGGGTCTGATGAATCGACGGCGGTGGAGAAGCTTCTGTAGTTCTTCAATTAATTCTTCCTCGTTTGCGTTCTCTTCTTGTAGTCTAGCCTTGAGAGACTTGATGACTTCATTTTCTTCGCCTTCGTTTTCCTCTTGATGTtgatggtggtgatgatgaCCATGGCCATCTTGTCCTTTTGCGAGTTTTTGTATCTCTTCGATCAATTCGTCTTCTTCTGCGTTCTCCTCCTGCAACCTAGCATTCAGGAATCTGATGACAAAGTCTTCTTCCCAATCATCGTTGTCCTCACCGGAGCCTTCCTCGCTTTCTTTGCTCACTTCTTCATGATCATGGTCATGATCGTGATCATGGTCGTGATCGTGTTCATGATCATGGTCGTGGTCGTGATGGTCATGATCATGGTCGTGGTCGTGGTCGTGGCCATGACCAGCTTCAGTGAGCTCAGCGTTTAGGCGAACTTCTTCATCGTCCAAATCTTCATCTTGTTCTTCATTAGCTTCATCAGCGGTCTCTTCTTCTACCAAGTCTTCTGATTCTGGCTCTTGCTCTGGTTCAGGTTCTGGTTCTGGCTCGGGTTCGGGTTCTGGCTCGGGCTCGGGTTCTGGCTCTGGCTCGGGTTCTGGCTCTGGCTCGAGTTCTGGCTCGGGTTCAGGTTCTGGCTCTGGCTCGGGCTCTGGCTGTGGCTCAGGTTCGGGTTCTGGCTCGACACGACAACTTGCTGGTGGAGTTGACCAATCGCAAACCTGAAAAAAGTTGAATTCattaagcaaataattaaaacaatcaaATGCTGTTGGACAATTGACGACaaacggactgcattccaactgcaacgtaaccgcaactgccgactgcacataatttttcattttaattgcaTTTCCATTGCAGTCGGCAGAACTGCGCGCAAGCTGCACGCTGGCTGCGATTGAACTTTATGAtcagtcggcagttgcggttaggttaggttagaaatcagaatttgaaaataaatcattaaatatttaCGTTTATTGACTTTATTGCGTTAGAAATCTTCGAAATTCGTACGCTAGGCCTTCTTCGTAAGACTCATGTCAGTTTTAACATCAGAACCATACATATTCAAAATTCGTACGCTGGGCCTTAGCAAGATAGATTATAGTTAATACAtatagggtgacggcaccaatcatggacatgttaagcacagtagtatccagtaCTGGACAGCAACGAATCAATGCCTATAGCTCATCATTCATGAgctttaccagttatgatcatcagttatctgcacataagtgttattagttttagaaaaagtagcgtccgtttcttaatattgggtgagcggaaaaaatattccattattggttgctgtccatgactggtgccctcactagtaggaattatttgaggtgtcccgatctcCTTAACAGCCAACCTTTCGAACTAAGCCATTGTATTCAATTATGTCCTCAACTGCATAATCCTCagttaataaccctccttcgggcagtcaggtaaaaatgaacggaaatataagataaaatagttcattgaaatgacgacttaattatttacaatagagactttattgtaaataaaactttgttggcggataatatttttcataattgaaTGCGTCGTAGACAAGCAGCATCGCGGAAAAGTATTATCTGCCaacgtgtatttattttaaaatgcactTTCTGCTTTAgataataaagtcgttattccaacaaactattttatattatagtatCCGTCATTTTAAACTAAGGATTATACGGTTGAGGGCACAATAGAATAAAATGGCTTTGTTCGAAAGGCTAGCTGTTAACGAGATATGGACATTTCAAATAATACATCCATACCATAACGTACCTGTTCCACCTCATTGAACCAGGTGTCTTGCGGACACTCCATGCGATACGCGTTCCCGGCATAGCACTGGTAGTAAGCCACGCAATTCTCCACGCTGGCAATGCGTAGGAAGTTCTCCTGTCCCGCGCATAGGGTCTCCGGATTTTGTCTCAAGGAGATTGAGAGAGCGGAGGCGCTAGCGACAGCCGCCGCGCATACGATGAGCCTCAGGGTTACTGCGGATAAAGGGCCGTCAAAAACATAGTCTTCACATTTCTTTCGGGGCTTAAAATGTAGGAAATAAACACAAGAACTAATAGTACCTAAGAGGAATAAAATTTCATGCAAGCTAATATCGCGACCACGCTGCGCGCTGGCCAAAACCACACTTATACAAGTAGTTAAAGCAACGAAAGAAAAACTTAACACTTGATATTAAATTACTAATTAACAAGCGTGTAGTACAGTCACTGCCACAACTTAAGCACATCCTACCatccttagaaatagagtcgtatcagatatttaggtccgctcattacagccacccggcacccgaccagcaccgcctcgcctcgagcggttagtattcttcacaatatggatttgtatgggtatgcgctcactacatcaagtccgtagcgtcaccggatcgcctcactggcgaggttgccacgcgcggacggcaagtggaccactcggtgacagctggctgctcgccgccatagtgactaggtacctaacctactaggaaattcgtggaccatgcgaggtccactcgttgtcaatgCGGCGTCCatccgtggaccacctgtcagcaacgagtggacgccgaaagttgaggcggtgctggtcgggtacCGGGtagctctaatgagctgtgaccttaagcAGGTGACTTACACCTTTGTGCCACTAAACATTAGGTAAGGTCGATGTACATGCGTGCTCGTGTATAGGGCACGATGGATAAATTTACgacctatttttatttactttaatgtCGATTAAATGGAACTTCAACAATAATAGAATGAATGACTCCGTAACGACAAAGGTAGGTAAATCATGAACTAAGTTCGAATTTATGTTCTGGTTTCTTATAAAAAATAGCCTTTTAGTCCCAGTAATGTTTTTAGACTATTcttctaattataattattactcgtaacttgtaaatataggttttttttaaactggatTATACAATATAGTAATTCACGTGACTAGTAGGCCGGTATTATCGTCGGGTTTCAACATTCGATTCATTCGAGTGCCCGATAACTGTGACACAAGATGCGAACTGTCACTTGAGAGATAAAATCGAGAGCACTATCCTCTAAAAGTATTTGGACATACAAGTACATTCTTTGTTTCAAAAAATTACGAGActgagttacaatacaataaaataaaataatctccatttatgataaaataaatgCCCTCATATTTTTGTGTGCTTTTAGCAGCATTAGTGAAATAGGTGTTATTAAATGTATCTAaatttcatactaaaattttcaaaataatttgcTATTGTGGATCCTCCCGTCTAATCCTTATTtccttgtttaaaaaataacagcGATTCAAAACTTATTGCACCTTAGTAGACCCTAGAAaatattgttgtattttttacaaaattatacttattCTATGACATACTTGTATCATTTTAGCAAATAATTAGGTAATGATTTCATCATGCAGACtgataatgtaaaaaaaatctgcaagTGTTTCACATCCATACAACGAatccataaaaaataaacctaataCGGAAACCTTATTAAATACATTACttaaaaaacaagattttattaTGAATTACACTATGAAGAAAACTACCAGCCTTAGCTGCAATGATCACTTTCACgaaataattacttaataaaataaagaacttACAACTCATTTCGACCGCAATGCACCCTCTAGCTGCGATCCTCGGCAGAAATAAGCTTAACTCCAGGAGGAGGTGAATTTTATCGAGATCATTTATATCACGAGAGCTAGATAACGTCCGAGCAAGATACTCCGATACTGTCGATCAGCGCTATCTGTTTAGCGTGCAGTTTGACAGACGCGACTTTTCCAATTGAAAATACGTAAAAATGTGATACAATAGTCTGAAATTTCTAGTAACGTTAATATACAAATAgcgttaaaaacaaagtttaagattttttaaagaaaaaaaaacttgcttaatatttacattataaacttgcttattataaagtatttaaaaaaaaatatagggtcTTTACACCTTTACCTTTCCCGCACTGAATTGGCCAACTTAAGCCATAGGTATTTATTAGGGATGGGAAACAATAATCCTATAATTGTTGGGTGAGAATAAGTTTGTCCAAAGAAGATTGTATGGACATGCactgacatacctacctattctcACCCGACATAGCTATATAAATAAAGTCGTCGTAagaaggtaatttttttttttcaaaatattgtacctaaacataattatattatttcatgcGACTCCACTTCGCGATTATCATTCGCATCAGCAAATCCACCGCCTAAACCAATTTCAGTGGCCATACACATCAAGTAATAGACGTAGTTTGGTGACCTTGGAGCAATCATCAGATATGGACATGCACAAGATTCGCTCGCGGCAGTTTTATGTCAATAAGCTAATAATTTTCACGAGTAAAATCATCCGGATACCTACAGGATTTCGATAGACGTAATGTATtagaagtaaaaataattaaaaataataccgaAGTAGATAAGGCTATGGAAAAAGCTATAATCGAAGTTTATTATAGGGATCGAATCCGGAATCTAGTTATTCGTCTGAGAACCAAAGTCATCTAAGCTGAAATGGCAGTGGGCCGGTCACATATGTGCCGCAGAATTGATTCCACGTTTTAATAAACGCGTGTAGAGCTACGTGGGCAGGGATTGGAGGAAAGCTGATGGTCAAACTCATTGCCGGGCCATGTCCTACGCCCACCAATGGACACAggtctatgatgatgatggaacaGACAATAATGTAATGGATCATTTAagccc is a window of Choristoneura fumiferana chromosome 8, NRCan_CFum_1, whole genome shotgun sequence DNA encoding:
- the LOC141430218 gene encoding uncharacterized protein; this encodes MSLTLRLIVCAAAVASASALSISLRQNPETLCAGQENFLRIASVENCVAYYQCYAGNAYRMECPQDTWFNEVEQVCDWSTPPASCRVEPEPEPEPQPEPEPEPEPEPEPELEPEPEPEPEPEPEPEPEPEPEPEPEPEPEQEPESEDLVEEETADEANEEQDEDLDDEEVRLNAELTEAGHGHDHDHDHDHDHHDHDHDHEHDHDHDHDHDHDHEEVSKESEEGSGEDNDDWEEDFVIRFLNARLQEENAEEDELIEEIQKLAKGQDGHGHHHHHQHQEENEGEENEVIKSLKARLQEENANEEELIEELQKLLHRRRFIRPAHIYAMGHHHGNHHDYKFQEELDEEQEDVERSQEETEIEGDLEDLQRSQEENEDEDEEQDVERQEELEDDNEEDARKRQEENEEDLEEESRKKLQEENDDEVDDQEEILKRQEENDDEEADEELLKKRQEELEDVNEEELSRKKRTLQEESEEVDVEVEDLKMQVEIEGEEEEESRKNRSLQEESGDEDEDVSERLQEENEDEESEQESRKNRVAQEESEDDEVEESRKKRSVLQESDEEFDEEWQRAQEEANDEVSDEVVERSQEENDEQNDDSDEDSEEFSFFRRYFF